From a single bacterium genomic region:
- a CDS encoding MFS transporter, with product MPPYRRRTVMAALLRGESGAPARNTRVMSPAGTTSASRQTWMLLATVFLVMVGFGIVMPILPFLARRFGASPLQMGLLVTAWAVAQFAASPFWGLAADRIGRKPVLVVGLLGYTVAFLGMALAQSYEMLLAARVVGGLISASVLPSAQAIAADLSTPEERSAVMGRMGAGFGLGFLVGPAAGGILALVGPLVPFYVAAATSALAVPLVVRLVGEPPADARRAAAARLGTGALAQALRSSELPLYLMALATTLGGSSLFSMLGYYAIDRAGGTPSDVGVMFTALGLGSVVAQGIAVGPVTRRWGEVRTIRAGFVAGAAGFVMVALAGSVAAITVTVCMTSLAMAFLRPSLAALNSRTTRLGYGTSLGMQTSFDSLGRAVGPLWAGTMYGIVQSGPFLGAAAVYLVAAAGTLRLQDGGRRRPTVPR from the coding sequence GTGCCGCCTTACCGTCGCCGCACGGTGATGGCCGCCCTGCTCAGGGGGGAGAGCGGCGCGCCCGCACGGAATACCCGGGTGATGTCTCCTGCCGGCACCACATCCGCCAGCCGCCAGACCTGGATGCTGCTTGCGACGGTCTTCCTGGTAATGGTGGGCTTCGGCATCGTCATGCCGATCCTGCCCTTCCTAGCGAGGCGGTTCGGCGCCTCGCCGCTGCAGATGGGACTGCTCGTCACGGCATGGGCGGTCGCTCAATTCGCGGCCTCACCGTTCTGGGGGTTGGCCGCCGACCGGATCGGCAGGAAGCCGGTGCTGGTTGTCGGCCTGCTCGGTTACACCGTCGCGTTCCTGGGCATGGCGCTTGCCCAATCCTACGAAATGCTGCTGGCCGCGCGCGTTGTCGGAGGACTCATCTCGGCCTCCGTGTTGCCATCGGCGCAGGCCATCGCAGCGGACCTCAGCACGCCGGAGGAGCGCAGCGCCGTGATGGGCAGGATGGGCGCGGGATTTGGGCTGGGCTTCCTAGTGGGGCCGGCGGCCGGCGGGATTCTGGCGCTGGTCGGGCCACTCGTTCCTTTCTATGTGGCTGCTGCCACTTCGGCGCTGGCCGTGCCTCTGGTTGTTCGGCTGGTGGGTGAACCACCCGCCGATGCCAGGCGCGCGGCCGCTGCGCGCCTTGGCACCGGAGCGCTGGCGCAGGCGCTGCGGAGCTCGGAACTCCCTCTCTATCTGATGGCCCTTGCCACGACATTGGGGGGATCGAGCCTGTTCTCGATGCTCGGTTACTACGCGATTGACAGGGCGGGCGGGACACCTTCGGACGTCGGAGTGATGTTCACCGCTCTGGGGCTGGGATCGGTTGTGGCGCAGGGCATCGCCGTGGGGCCTGTGACGCGGAGGTGGGGAGAGGTCCGCACCATCCGCGCCGGATTTGTCGCCGGCGCAGCGGGGTTCGTGATGGTGGCGCTGGCCGGATCGGTGGCCGCGATCACCGTAACCGTCTGCATGACCTCGCTTGCGATGGCGTTCCTTCGGCCCTCGCTGGCCGCGCTCAACTCCCGCACCACCCGACTGGGCTACGGCACTTCGCTGGGGATGCAGACGTCGTTTGACAGCTTGGGCCGTGCAGTGGGGCCGCTGTGGGCAGGAACCATGTATGGCATCGTCCAGTCCGGACCGTTTCTGGGAGCCGCGGCGGTCTACCTCGTGGCGGCCGCCGGCACTCTACGCCTTCAGGACGGCGGCCGCCGCCGTCCTACCGTCCCCAGGTAA
- a CDS encoding pitrilysin family protein produces MRLLAIALLVSLLAASGPTAGAAAISRSAAASRHVLEGGLTVIVKPNPASDLVVVEALVRAGSRLEESAQSGITFFVRSMLVRGTHRRSADQIAQTIEGIGGLLGGGTGADFTSLYAVTPGRHLDLGMDLIADLLTNARFDHQDVETQRGVSLSRIRQNADQPLQRAVDLLGAALYPFHPYAQPILGTPETVAALTREQLVEFYQAHFTASNTVLVVAGGTTEAQALEKAGRAFGGIRAGPLPRRIRWLRLVERALVPPLASPLEVRETRPAAAAWIAVGYLGVAAGHRDFAALRVLNAILGEGMSSRLFTEIRDRRGLAYQVGSAFLVRSGPGHIRLSAGTDPSTLSVVTAAMLREVERLRAEAPPADELERAKRGIIGRYALAREELEAQAFYLGWYEILGVGFDYDERFSDEIGRVTAAEVLRAAQRYLAVPALAVVAPPEAR; encoded by the coding sequence GTGCGTCTCCTCGCCATAGCGCTGCTCGTCTCTCTCCTGGCCGCCTCAGGCCCCACGGCCGGTGCGGCGGCCATCTCCCGGTCGGCCGCCGCCTCACGCCACGTGCTGGAGGGTGGGCTGACGGTCATAGTCAAGCCCAACCCTGCTAGCGACCTGGTCGTCGTGGAGGCCCTGGTCCGAGCCGGCTCCCGCCTGGAGGAGTCGGCGCAGAGCGGGATCACCTTCTTCGTGCGCAGCATGCTGGTTCGCGGGACGCACCGGCGCTCCGCGGACCAGATTGCCCAGACGATCGAAGGGATCGGCGGCCTGCTGGGAGGCGGGACCGGCGCCGACTTCACCTCGCTGTACGCGGTGACACCGGGCCGCCACCTTGATCTGGGAATGGATCTGATTGCCGATTTGCTGACCAATGCCCGGTTCGATCACCAGGACGTGGAGACCCAGCGCGGGGTGAGTCTATCTAGGATCCGGCAGAACGCCGACCAGCCGCTGCAGCGCGCGGTGGATCTCCTGGGCGCCGCCCTGTATCCTTTTCACCCCTACGCCCAGCCCATCTTGGGGACTCCTGAGACGGTTGCAGCGCTCACCCGTGAGCAGCTCGTTGAGTTCTACCAGGCCCACTTCACTGCATCCAACACCGTTCTCGTCGTAGCCGGAGGTACCACCGAGGCCCAGGCGCTCGAGAAAGCGGGGAGGGCGTTCGGCGGGATACGCGCAGGGCCTCTGCCGCGCCGCATCCGCTGGCTGCGCCTGGTGGAGCGAGCCCTGGTGCCGCCCCTCGCCTCGCCGCTGGAGGTGCGGGAGACCCGGCCGGCCGCAGCCGCCTGGATTGCCGTGGGATACCTGGGTGTGGCTGCGGGGCATCGCGACTTCGCCGCGCTACGCGTGCTCAACGCCATCCTGGGTGAGGGGATGTCGTCGCGTCTGTTCACGGAGATCAGGGACAGGCGCGGGTTGGCCTACCAGGTCGGCTCCGCTTTCCTGGTACGGTCAGGCCCGGGCCACATCCGCCTGAGCGCCGGGACCGATCCCTCGACGCTGTCGGTCGTAACCGCGGCCATGCTGCGCGAGGTGGAGCGGCTCCGCGCCGAGGCACCTCCGGCTGACGAGCTGGAGCGGGCCAAGCGGGGAATCATCGGCCGCTATGCCCTGGCCCGCGAGGAACTGGAGGCCCAGGCGTTCTATCTTGGGTGGTACGAGATCCTGGGGGTCGGGTTTGACTACGACGAGCGCTTTTCCGATGAGATCGGCCGCGTAACCGCCGCCGAGGTGCTGCGCGCCGCGCAGAGGTACCTGGCGGTCCCTGCGCTGGCGGTCGTTGCCCCGCCCGAGGCCCGGTAG